One Fusobacterium simiae genomic window, AATTTAATAGAAAAAAAAGAATATAATGTCTATCCAAGGAAAACAGAGTATTTTCTTACAGAAAAAGGAGAAGCTCTATTACCTATTTTAGAATTAATGCAAAATTATGGAAAAAAATATTATGTTAAATAAATTTTTTTAAACTATTTTATAACTTTCACTGTCAAATAAGCATACAGATAAAATTGATAAAATACCCCCCTAACAATGAGTAGTGTAATATCGTAAATCCGATTGTTATAACTACTCATTTTATTTTAAATTTTTTAAAACTTTTATTAATGTTTAAAAGTCTAACACGATATAAATTTATTTTTTTAATATATCATTCATAAAAAAATAGACAATAATAATTATCTTATAAATATAACAATGAGGAGGATATATGGTAAATATGGTAAAAAAATACCTAAAATGGATAATATTAATAGTTATTTTAATTTTTGGAGTAGTTTACTACTCTTTTTTTAGAAAAAAAGATGATGGAGTTAAATATCTCACAGAAGCAGTAAAGAGAAGTGATATCTCTCAAACAATAGTGGCTTCTGGAACAGTAAGAAGTAACAATAGGGTTGAAGTTGGTGCACAAGTATCAGGAAAAATCACAAAAATTAATGTAGTTTTAGGGCAAGAAGTTAAAAAAGGTGATTTACTTGCAACAATAGATTCGTTGACACAAAATAATAATTTAGATGAAGCTAAATCTAAATTGAAATCGTATCAAGCTCAAAGAAAAAGTGCTGCTGTCAAACTGCAAGTAGCTCAATCAAAGTTTAATAGAATTTCAAAACTATATCAGATGAATTCTATTTCACAGGATGATTATGAAACTGCAAAAGAAGAATTAGAAGTAGCAAAGGCAAGTGTAACTGAATATGATGAATTGATTGCTCAGGCATCTATATCAGTGAAAACGGCTGAAACAAATTTATCTTATACATCTATAACTTCGCCAATAGATGGAGTTGTAATATCTATTCCTGTATCAGAAGGGCAAACCGTTAATAGTAATCAATCTGCTCCAACAATAGTACAGGTTGCAGATTTATCTAAAATGTTAATTAAAGCAGAAGTTGCAGAAGGAGATGTAACAAAAGTTAAAAATGGAATGGAAGTTGAAGTTGCAACAGTAGCCAATCCAGATAAAACATATAAGTCAACTGTACAGTCAGTAGACCAAGCAACATCTACATTGACAGATAATGAATATAGTGAATCAGTTAGTAATACATCAGCAGTTTACTATTATGCAAATATAGTTTTAGATAATAAAGATGGTAATTTAAGAATAGGAATGACAACAACAAATACCATTACTATAAATTCAGTTAAAAATGTTTTATCTGTACCTGTTGTAGCAGTTCAAAAAGTAAATGGAAAATCAATAGTTAAAATTTTGAAGGATAAAGAAAAAAATACAGTGGAAGAAAGAGAAGTTAAAACTGGAATACAAGATGGACTTTCTATTGAAATAAAAAGTGGTCTATCAGAAGGAGAAGAAGTTGTAGTTACTCAACTAAATGGAACAGATGGTTTGGATAGTCTTCCTCAAAGAAGAATGTAATCTGAGGAGGTAATATGAAAAATAATAAAAATATTATAGAAATGCAGAATATTAATAAATACTTTGGTGAAGGAGAAAACAGAGTACATATTTTAAAAAATATCTTCCTTACTATTGAAAAAGGAGATTTTGTTTCTATCATAGGACAATCAGGTTCTGGAAAATCGACACTTATGAATATTATAGGCTGTTTAGATAAAGCTACTTCTGGAAAATATTATATTGATGGAGAAGAAATAAGTGAATTTACCTCTGATGAATTATCAGAACTTAGAAAAAGAAAATTTGGTTTTATCTTCCAAAGATATCATCTATTATCTTCTTTAAATGCACAAGAAAATGTAGCTTTACCTGCTATATATGCTGGTGTAGAACACGATAGCAGAATGGCAAGAGCAGAAAAATTATTAGAAAAATTAGAGCTTTCCAATAAATTAAAAAATAAACCTAATCAGTTATCTGGTGGGCAACAACAAAGAGTTTCCATAGCAAGAGCTTTAATGAATGGTGGAGAAATAATTTTAGCTGATGAACCAACAGGAGCTTTGGATTCTAAAAGTGGAATAATGGTAATGGAAATTTTAAATCAATTACACGAAGAAGGGCATACAATTATTTTAGTAACACATGATAAAAGTATTGCTAGTCAAGCTAATAGAATTATTGAAATAAAAGATGGAGAAATTTTTAATGATACAAGACAAAGAGAAATAAAAAAAGAATTGCAAGAAGATAAATCTGAAATAAATAATTTAAAAAAGAATAAATTTCAAGTTGCAAAAGATCAATTTTTTGAATCTTTTAAAATGTCAGTTTCAGCAATAGTTGCCCATAAAATGCGTTCTCTTTTGACTATGCTTGGTATTATAATAGGTATTGCTTCTATTGTTTGTGTTGTAGCTATAGGAAATGGTTCTCAACAAAAAGTCTTAGCAAATATTAGCTCACTAGGTACTAATACTATGGATATATTTAATGGTGAAGGAATGGGAAATCGTTTTGCAAATAGGATTAAAAGTTTGTCAACAACTGATGTAGATATATTAGAGAAACAAAGCTATGTTGATAGTGTTACTCCTAATAGCACAAGTTCTGGAACACTTGTTTATCAAAATCAATCATATTCAGCTAATTTAAAAGGTGTTGGAGCGGATTATTTTGATGTAAGAGGTGTAAAAATAACTTCAGGTAGAGCGTTTTCAAAAGAAGATGAAGAGGATTTAAGTTCAGTTGCTCTCATAGATGAAAATACTCAAAAATCTTTGTTTGAAGAAAATGAAAACCCAATAGGAAAAGTTATTTTATTCAATAAAAAGCCTTTAAAGATTATAGGTACTGTTAATTTAAGTGATGTAATTGGTTTGAATAGTAGTGAATTAAACATATTTGCACCTTATACTATGGTTATGAATAAAGTCAGTGGTGAAAAATACATTGGCTCTATAACTGTAAAAATTAAAGATGATATAGATTCACAAGTTGCTCAAAAAAGTATAACTGATTTATTGAGAGCAAAACATGGTAAAAAAGATTTCTTTATTATGAATACAGATACACTTAAAAAGACTATTGAAAGTACAACAGGTACTATGAAAATATTAATTTCATCAATAGCAGTAATTTCACTTGTTGTTGGTGGTATAGGAGTTATGAATATTATGCTTGTATCTGTAACTGAAAGAACAAAAGAAATTGGAATTAGAATGGCAATAGGAGCTAAGGAGAAAAATATATTGGAACAATTTTTATTGGAAGCAGTCTTAATATGTTTTATAGGTGGTATAGTTGGAATAGTTTTATCACTTCTTATTGGTTGGGGCTTTAATAAAATCTCAACAAGTTTTACAATGATGTTTTCAAGTTTTTCAATATTGATGGCAGTTCTATTTTCTACTATTGTTGGAATAGTTTTTGGATATATGCCTGCAAAAAATGCTGCAAAACTTGATCCTATTGAAGCACTATCAAGAGAGTAGAAAGGAAGGAAATTTATGAGAAAAATAATTATATTTATAGCCTTATTGAGTACAATTGCTTGTACTAATACAGATATAAATAATTCATATAAACAAAGTAAAGAAGATTTTCAAGTTTATCAAGAAATTTCAAGTAACTATAAAATAGACAAAGAATGGTGGAAAGAATATGGAAATTCAGAATTAAATAATATTATGAATATTGCTTTAAAAAATAATAGTGATTTAAAGAAAGCAGCTATAAATGTAAATAAAGCTCTATATCAAGCTAATCTATTAGGAGCAGATTTAGTTCCCAGTTTTTCATCTAGTTTAGGTTCATCTGCCTCAAAAAATATAAAGACAGGAGGAAGTTCTAATATAAATCATTCTGCTAGTATTTCTTTAAGTTATGAATTAGACT contains:
- a CDS encoding efflux RND transporter periplasmic adaptor subunit codes for the protein MVNMVKKYLKWIILIVILIFGVVYYSFFRKKDDGVKYLTEAVKRSDISQTIVASGTVRSNNRVEVGAQVSGKITKINVVLGQEVKKGDLLATIDSLTQNNNLDEAKSKLKSYQAQRKSAAVKLQVAQSKFNRISKLYQMNSISQDDYETAKEELEVAKASVTEYDELIAQASISVKTAETNLSYTSITSPIDGVVISIPVSEGQTVNSNQSAPTIVQVADLSKMLIKAEVAEGDVTKVKNGMEVEVATVANPDKTYKSTVQSVDQATSTLTDNEYSESVSNTSAVYYYANIVLDNKDGNLRIGMTTTNTITINSVKNVLSVPVVAVQKVNGKSIVKILKDKEKNTVEEREVKTGIQDGLSIEIKSGLSEGEEVVVTQLNGTDGLDSLPQRRM
- a CDS encoding MacB family efflux pump subunit, whose amino-acid sequence is MKNNKNIIEMQNINKYFGEGENRVHILKNIFLTIEKGDFVSIIGQSGSGKSTLMNIIGCLDKATSGKYYIDGEEISEFTSDELSELRKRKFGFIFQRYHLLSSLNAQENVALPAIYAGVEHDSRMARAEKLLEKLELSNKLKNKPNQLSGGQQQRVSIARALMNGGEIILADEPTGALDSKSGIMVMEILNQLHEEGHTIILVTHDKSIASQANRIIEIKDGEIFNDTRQREIKKELQEDKSEINNLKKNKFQVAKDQFFESFKMSVSAIVAHKMRSLLTMLGIIIGIASIVCVVAIGNGSQQKVLANISSLGTNTMDIFNGEGMGNRFANRIKSLSTTDVDILEKQSYVDSVTPNSTSSGTLVYQNQSYSANLKGVGADYFDVRGVKITSGRAFSKEDEEDLSSVALIDENTQKSLFEENENPIGKVILFNKKPLKIIGTVNLSDVIGLNSSELNIFAPYTMVMNKVSGEKYIGSITVKIKDDIDSQVAQKSITDLLRAKHGKKDFFIMNTDTLKKTIESTTGTMKILISSIAVISLVVGGIGVMNIMLVSVTERTKEIGIRMAIGAKEKNILEQFLLEAVLICFIGGIVGIVLSLLIGWGFNKISTSFTMMFSSFSILMAVLFSTIVGIVFGYMPAKNAAKLDPIEALSRE